A single genomic interval of Candidatus Dependentiae bacterium harbors:
- a CDS encoding type II toxin-antitoxin system RelE/ParE family toxin: MKKIKIIETRYYLSQLSKIIHKGQNEETLRNEIRELISQDPSEGDLIPGTGGLRKIRYPIPGKGKSGGCRIIYYFYNEKNPVSLLTIYAKNRADDLSPQEKKAFSKIAQELKAIYK; the protein is encoded by the coding sequence ATGAAGAAAATAAAAATAATTGAGACCAGGTATTATTTAAGTCAACTATCAAAAATAATTCATAAGGGGCAAAATGAGGAAACATTACGCAATGAAATTAGAGAATTGATTAGCCAAGACCCATCAGAGGGTGACCTGATTCCAGGAACAGGTGGTTTACGAAAAATTCGCTATCCAATACCTGGAAAAGGAAAAAGCGGTGGATGCCGAATAATCTATTACTTCTATAACGAAAAAAACCCGGTTAGCCTCCTTACAATATATGCAAAAAATAGAGCGGACGATTTAAGTCCTCAAGAAAAAAAAGCGTTTTCTAAGATTGCTCAAGAGCTTAAAGCGATCTATAAATAG